One Proteinivorax tanatarense DNA segment encodes these proteins:
- a CDS encoding DUF3189 family protein yields MKIIYNCYGGSHSSVLSGYVHCGLIEKHKVPKAKTLLSLAFYDSQKAGDHGVLQFIGTDYRGNLVYSVGLESEPEFSQKCVKNIAAVMGVNSDEYIFVNTMPAVNWHMRIGGFLSRALGLKAVGRPLVIFGTQRAFFNIVNLVEQNIKELEEGKQK; encoded by the coding sequence TTGAAAATAATCTATAATTGCTATGGAGGTTCCCACTCTTCAGTTTTATCTGGTTACGTACATTGTGGTCTTATAGAAAAACACAAAGTACCTAAAGCTAAAACACTTTTATCTTTAGCTTTCTATGATTCACAAAAGGCAGGCGACCATGGTGTTCTTCAATTTATAGGAACAGATTATCGGGGAAACTTAGTTTATTCAGTGGGTCTAGAAAGTGAACCAGAATTTTCCCAAAAATGTGTCAAAAATATTGCGGCGGTTATGGGAGTAAATAGCGATGAATATATTTTTGTTAACACAATGCCTGCAGTAAACTGGCATATGCGAATAGGAGGATTTTTATCTAGGGCTTTAGGATTAAAAGCAGTTGGTCGCCCTTTGGTTATCTTTGGTACCCAAAGGGCTTTTTTTAATATTGTAAATCTAGTAGAACAAAATATAAAAGAGCTAGAGGAGGGAAAACAAAAATGA